GCCACTGCTCGATGCCGCGGTCGGAGCGCCGAAACTCGCCGCCTGGCGGCTGTGGCCGTTGCCGCTCACCTCACTGCCGCCGACACGGGCGGCCAGGTAGACGGTGCCGCTGCGAAAGACATGATCGAGAGCCATGTCGCGTGCTTCATTGGTAAAGCCTGTCATGGTGGCCTAGTCCTCTTGTCGTGCTATGCCCGCTGGTGGGGCTCTTGGGTGCGGGGGTCTGTGCGCTGGGAGACAGGCACCTTCTCGCCAAGCGCGTGGTAGAACCACTCGTAGTGGGCTTGGGCCTTCGGCTCGATGCCCGCTCGGGTGTCCTTGAGCCAGGCGCGGTAGAGCATCCAGTGGCGCAGCGGCTCGCGGTAGTGGCTGGGCATCTGCCCAAGGGTCGGGTAGGCGCCAACCTCGAAGGCCGGAGGCTGCTGGATGTAGACGATCTGAACGCGCGTGCCAGGGCGCACCGCCGGCACGGTGTGAAAGACCCGGGGCTGGCGCTCATCCCACAGGTAATGGTCCACCTGATCGGCCTCGGGGCGGCCGCGCCAGGCCGGGTCGAAGCGGGCCAGGGTCGCCCCATCGACCCGCGTGATCGCCTCCCCGGGAAGGCCCTGGTCCACGTTCGCGGTGACCTCCATCAGCCGCACGCCATCCTCGGGGATGTGGTGGGTCACGCCCCGCTGCAAGGCGACCGAGGCCACCCGCTGGAACGCCTCGGGGCGCACCAGGGCAAGCTGGTCCAGGGCGGCGCGGAGCATGTCGGAGAAGTGCTCATCGGTCCACGCCGGGTAGTCGGGGTGCTCGATCAGGTCAAGCTGGACGCTGCGCACGAGGGCGGCGGTATCAAGCATGGCCGATGCCCTCCTCCACGCGCTGATGCGCCCGGACCTGGTGCATATCCCGCTGCGCCTCGATGCGCCCGGTCACGGCCGTGACGAACTGCTCGTAGTAGAGGGTGGCAAGCTGCGGGCGCGGGGTGCTCGACTTGGCGTGCGCCCGGGACATGACGTAGTAGTAGATCGGGGTCTGGAATACGTCATCGAGCGTGATGGGGCTCTCCAGGCTCTCCACCTCGGCCGGGGATGCGGAGTAGACGATCTCCAGGTGGCCGGCCGGATCCGGTTGCCCCGGGGTGACGTAGAACGTCTTGGGGTCGCGCTCATCGAAGACGAAGTGCTTGACCTCCGCGCTCGGTGGCTCCGTGTGCCAGTCCGGGCGGGTGGCGTCGAGGATGGCCCGGCGCACGGGTCGCACGGCACGGCCGGGGGTGTTGCCGTCACCGCCCATGTTGCGCACCACGTCGATCAGCGTGATGCCCCCCTGCGGCAACCGCTGCCGGGTGCCCGGGGTCAGCGCCACCACGTCGTTGAGGGCGTTGGCCGACGGCTTGAGAATGACGATCTCGCGCTGCGCGTCGGAGACATAGGTAAGCAGGTCGGCCGACCCCCAGCGCACGCCGGCTTCATCGTTGAGCGTGCTCGAAGCCCGGTCGAGGATCATCTTCGCCGTCACCGTCGGCATCGTCTCAGCCCCCCGTCTCCAGTCGGCGGATCTCCGCGGCGAGCGACTGTGCCGAGCGGCGCTTGTCGAGCTTCACGCCGTGGCGCTGCTCGGCGTACTCGGCGAGCACGTCGCGGGAGAGCTTACGCACGGGGTAGAACTCGCCGCGGATCTCGATCACCAGGTCTTCCGCGCCCTCGCCGTCCTCCTCGCCGCTCTCGGGCTGCTCGCCCTCCTGGGCCTGCTTCTGCCCGGTGTCGGTCGCGCCGCTGACCAGCGCGTACTGATCGGGGTGGCGCTTGAGCATCCGCTCGGCGATCTCCTGCCCGACCTCCTGCACGTCGCCAGGGCCGGACCAGAACACGCCGCTGCCGTAGAGCCGATCCCGGTGGGTCGGCTCGCGGCCGATGTACTTCACCTTCATGGGGCTATCCTCCGGCGGGGCGGCGCGTGGCCGCCCCGGATTGCGGGGTTACTTGCCTTGCCAGTCGTAGGTGGCGACGACGGTGATCTCACCGTCCACGCCGGCGCCGAGCGAGGCGATGATGTCGCAGACCTCCTCGACCACCTTGGGGGCGTGGTTCGAGTCGGCGCGGATGCGACCAGCACTGGCCAGCGACTTGGAGCCGGTGAAGTAGGTCGCCTCGGTGTCGTTCTCGGTCATGTAGCCGAACGAGGCGCTGGCCCCGCTGCCGCAGGCACCGTGGACCACCATCAGATCCAGGAGCCGGGTGTGGGCCGGCAGGCGAATGAAGTGGACGGT
Above is a window of Halorhodospira halophila DNA encoding:
- a CDS encoding DUF6682 family protein, whose amino-acid sequence is MPTVTAKMILDRASSTLNDEAGVRWGSADLLTYVSDAQREIVILKPSANALNDVVALTPGTRQRLPQGGITLIDVVRNMGGDGNTPGRAVRPVRRAILDATRPDWHTEPPSAEVKHFVFDERDPKTFYVTPGQPDPAGHLEIVYSASPAEVESLESPITLDDVFQTPIYYYVMSRAHAKSSTPRPQLATLYYEQFVTAVTGRIEAQRDMHQVRAHQRVEEGIGHA
- a CDS encoding DUF6682 family protein, producing MLDTAALVRSVQLDLIEHPDYPAWTDEHFSDMLRAALDQLALVRPEAFQRVASVALQRGVTHHIPEDGVRLMEVTANVDQGLPGEAITRVDGATLARFDPAWRGRPEADQVDHYLWDERQPRVFHTVPAVRPGTRVQIVYIQQPPAFEVGAYPTLGQMPSHYREPLRHWMLYRAWLKDTRAGIEPKAQAHYEWFYHALGEKVPVSQRTDPRTQEPHQRA